One region of Peribacillus simplex genomic DNA includes:
- a CDS encoding efflux RND transporter permease subunit — translation MNSIIKFSLKNKLAIWLLTIIIVAAGLYSGLNMKQETIPNISTPLISISTVYPGAAPEEVADKLTNQIEQKVTNLSGVELVSSSSMANVSSIQLQYDYDTDMDDAVKAVKEALEKIELPEGVDNPSVSKLELNAFPVVALSVTDKDSDLPALTKNVEEVLVPKLEGIDGVTSVSISGQQVNEGSLVFDQEKMAQYGLDEETVKKVIQAANINMPLGIYNFDDKEKTIVVDGNISTLKDLKNIKIPLTGGSKTGTPAQTIPETNQLSPEMASGTAQVQNVKLSDIADVKVTGKAESVSRTNGSESIGIQVTRSPDADTVAIVDEVNKEISNFKEEFKGVSVHTTLDQAKPIKDSVETMISKAIFGCLFAVIVIMLFLRNFKTTLISVISIPLSLLAALLVLKQMDISLNVMTLGAMTVAIGRVVDDSIVVIENIYRRMALKGEQLKGGDLIRSATKEMFIPILSSTIVTVAVYLPLASVTGAVGELFMPFALTMVFALVASLIIAITLVPAMADSLFKKGLSKKELKSHEEKPSKLSAFYRKALDWSLNHKLITFGTAIVLLVGSLFLIPSIGVSFMPADEEKTIIVTYTPAPGELKEDIEKQTEKVEKYFIDKDDVKTVQYTLGENMMSGMMGGSGNSALFYVLYDEDTKNFGDKKEKVIKDLTSLNSPGTWKQQEFTSTSSNETTLYVYGNTQKEIEPVIDDIKNIMKKNKDLKDVDTSLSDAYEQYTLVADQKKLSDLGLTAAQIGMSIANTNKEDALTTIKKDGEEVKVYVETEETTFKDKKDLENTKISSPMGMKIPLKELVKIEEGKASDTISRRDGKIYADVSATIKSDDVAAVTAEVQKEVKKLDLPASVSVDYGGVTKDIQESFTQLGIAMLAAIAIVYFVLVVTFHGGLAPIAILFSLPFTVIGALAGLFVTGETISVSAMMGVLMLIGIVVTNAIVLVDRVIKNEESGLSTREALLEAGSTRLRPILMTALATIGALIPLAIGAEGSGLISQGLGITVIGGLVSSTLLTLVIVPVVYEVIMKIGKKKKKTVK, via the coding sequence TTGAATTCAATAATTAAATTTTCCTTGAAGAATAAATTGGCAATCTGGTTGCTTACGATCATCATCGTTGCAGCGGGTTTATACTCCGGTTTAAACATGAAGCAAGAAACCATTCCAAACATCTCGACTCCATTAATAAGTATCTCCACTGTATATCCAGGAGCTGCACCTGAAGAAGTAGCAGATAAACTCACAAACCAGATTGAACAGAAAGTCACAAATTTATCAGGAGTCGAATTAGTCAGTTCATCTTCCATGGCTAATGTTTCTTCCATCCAATTACAATATGACTATGATACGGATATGGACGACGCTGTAAAAGCTGTTAAAGAAGCATTAGAGAAAATAGAACTGCCTGAGGGAGTGGATAACCCAAGCGTATCTAAATTAGAGTTAAACGCTTTTCCTGTCGTAGCACTCAGTGTAACAGATAAGGATTCGGATTTACCAGCCCTTACAAAAAATGTCGAAGAGGTGTTAGTACCTAAACTTGAAGGAATCGATGGCGTAACTTCCGTATCAATTTCCGGACAACAAGTAAATGAAGGGAGCCTTGTATTCGATCAAGAAAAGATGGCTCAATATGGGCTCGATGAAGAGACCGTAAAGAAGGTTATCCAGGCCGCAAACATCAACATGCCACTTGGCATATATAACTTTGATGATAAAGAAAAAACGATCGTTGTGGATGGAAACATTTCCACATTAAAAGACCTGAAAAATATAAAGATACCTTTAACGGGTGGTTCTAAAACTGGAACGCCAGCACAAACCATACCCGAAACCAATCAATTATCCCCTGAAATGGCTTCGGGTACTGCCCAAGTACAAAATGTCAAATTATCAGATATTGCCGATGTTAAAGTCACCGGTAAGGCTGAGTCGGTTTCAAGAACAAACGGTAGCGAATCGATTGGAATCCAGGTTACAAGATCGCCTGATGCCGATACAGTTGCAATCGTAGACGAAGTAAATAAAGAAATATCGAATTTCAAAGAAGAATTTAAAGGCGTCAGTGTACATACTACGCTAGATCAAGCAAAACCGATTAAAGATTCAGTTGAAACCATGATTAGCAAGGCAATCTTCGGCTGTCTGTTTGCCGTCATCGTTATCATGCTTTTCCTTAGGAACTTTAAAACGACTCTAATTTCCGTCATTTCGATTCCATTATCTTTGTTAGCAGCCCTTTTGGTGCTCAAGCAAATGGATATTTCATTAAATGTTATGACACTGGGAGCCATGACAGTCGCAATTGGCCGTGTCGTCGATGACTCTATTGTCGTAATTGAAAATATTTACAGGAGAATGGCTTTAAAAGGCGAACAATTAAAAGGCGGCGACTTAATAAGATCAGCCACTAAGGAAATGTTCATCCCTATCCTTTCATCGACAATCGTTACAGTAGCCGTTTATCTGCCTTTAGCAAGCGTTACAGGGGCTGTTGGGGAACTATTCATGCCATTCGCCTTAACAATGGTGTTTGCATTAGTCGCTTCATTAATAATCGCCATCACACTCGTTCCGGCCATGGCAGACTCTTTATTTAAAAAGGGACTATCTAAAAAGGAATTAAAATCACATGAAGAAAAACCCAGCAAACTATCTGCATTCTACCGAAAAGCACTTGATTGGTCATTAAACCATAAGTTAATAACTTTCGGTACAGCCATTGTATTATTAGTCGGGAGCTTATTCCTTATTCCAAGCATCGGTGTCAGCTTCATGCCTGCAGATGAGGAAAAAACGATTATCGTTACTTACACTCCAGCGCCTGGCGAATTAAAAGAGGATATTGAAAAGCAAACAGAAAAAGTAGAAAAATACTTCATCGATAAAGATGATGTGAAGACCGTTCAATATACACTAGGGGAAAACATGATGAGTGGAATGATGGGCGGCTCGGGTAACTCAGCTCTCTTCTATGTACTCTATGATGAAGACACCAAAAACTTCGGAGACAAAAAAGAAAAGGTCATAAAGGATTTAACTAGCCTTAATTCACCTGGAACATGGAAACAACAAGAGTTCACTTCAACATCAAGTAATGAAACTACCCTATATGTATACGGAAATACACAAAAAGAAATTGAACCTGTAATCGATGATATTAAAAATATCATGAAGAAAAATAAAGACTTAAAAGATGTTGATACCAGTCTTTCCGATGCTTATGAGCAATATACACTAGTGGCAGACCAGAAAAAGCTAAGTGATCTTGGACTAACAGCGGCACAAATTGGTATGTCCATTGCAAATACGAACAAAGAAGATGCTTTAACTACTATTAAAAAAGATGGAGAAGAAGTCAAAGTATATGTCGAGACAGAAGAAACGACATTTAAAGATAAAAAAGATCTTGAGAACACGAAAATTTCTTCTCCAATGGGAATGAAAATCCCATTAAAAGAGCTTGTGAAAATCGAAGAAGGAAAAGCGTCCGATACAATTAGCCGTCGCGATGGAAAAATTTATGCCGACGTGTCTGCAACTATCAAATCGGATGATGTAGCAGCAGTAACAGCTGAGGTACAAAAGGAAGTTAAAAAATTAGACCTTCCTGCAAGCGTTTCTGTAGACTATGGCGGAGTAACGAAAGATATCCAAGAATCATTCACTCAACTCGGAATCGCCATGTTAGCAGCCATAGCTATCGTTTACTTTGTCCTAGTCGTTACTTTCCATGGTGGTTTAGCACCAATAGCCATTCTCTTCTCACTACCATTCACGGTAATTGGGGCATTGGCAGGGCTATTCGTTACAGGTGAGACGATCAGCGTTTCGGCAATGATGGGTGTCCTAATGCTTATTGGTATCGTCGTAACCAATGCCATTGTATTAGTGGACCGTGTTATCAAAAATGAAGAATCAGGTTTATCTACTCGGGAAGCTTTACTCGAAGCTGGATCCACCCGTTTACGTCCAATCCTGATGACTGCCCTTGCCACAATAGGCGCCTTAATACCTCTGGCAATCGGTGCAGAAGGCAGTGGATTAATATCACAAGGTTTAGGAATTACCGTTATCGGCGGACTAGTGAGTTCTACATTGCTAACACTGGTCATAGTACCGGTAGTTTATGAAGTTATAATGAAAATAGGTAAAAAGAAGAAAAAAACAGTTAAATAA
- a CDS encoding TetR/AcrR family transcriptional regulator, whose product MNEKHKMIIDKSVELFAEKGYHATSVQEIAEKCGIAKGSFYNYFKSKEELLVSIFKYYYEALTDSLLDLELDASLSSKDKFLRQITVHMEHMTGNTNLIQMLMQEQMLHISEELDRFLQYIHEEGLIWFKRKIIEIYPGLSADLLPDCTIILDSLFKGYIGILIRKKNAFDVELLPSFMLNRMDSIIASLQNMEDPLLKQFPLPECSLRDLSPKEEIHSIISRMLEVETSKNREALKAIQEEFSKVRPSPIILESLLLFLEKNEKRSPLCSKLVLTMKEYLTNI is encoded by the coding sequence ATGAATGAAAAACATAAAATGATCATAGATAAATCTGTAGAACTTTTCGCGGAGAAAGGTTATCATGCCACCTCCGTTCAGGAAATTGCTGAAAAATGTGGGATAGCAAAGGGATCTTTTTATAATTATTTTAAATCGAAGGAAGAGTTACTCGTCTCCATTTTTAAATATTATTATGAAGCGTTGACGGACTCATTACTTGATCTTGAGTTAGACGCTTCATTGTCTAGTAAAGACAAATTTTTGAGGCAAATCACTGTTCACATGGAGCATATGACGGGAAATACAAACTTAATTCAAATGCTGATGCAGGAACAAATGCTCCATATCAGCGAAGAACTTGATCGGTTTTTACAATATATCCATGAAGAGGGATTGATTTGGTTCAAGCGTAAAATCATTGAGATATACCCCGGACTTTCGGCTGACCTTCTGCCGGATTGCACAATAATATTAGATTCACTTTTCAAAGGATATATCGGAATATTGATCAGGAAAAAAAATGCTTTCGATGTGGAGTTGTTACCTAGCTTCATGTTGAACCGTATGGATTCAATTATTGCAAGCCTGCAAAACATGGAAGATCCATTATTGAAACAATTTCCTTTACCAGAATGCTCACTGCGGGATTTGAGCCCAAAAGAGGAAATCCATTCGATCATCAGCAGGATGTTGGAAGTGGAAACAAGTAAAAATAGGGAAGCTTTAAAGGCAATTCAAGAAGAGTTTTCAAAAGTTAGGCCAAGTCCCATTATCTTGGAAAGTCTTTTGTTGTTTTTGGAAAAAAATGAAAAACGAAGTCCTTTGTGTTCAAAGCTTGTCTTAACGATGAAGGAATATTTGACGAATATATGA
- a CDS encoding diacylglycerol/lipid kinase family protein: MRWKKGMLIYNKKAGNNKLERNLEECLPVIAPHIDEFLILQTKEKGDACRFCSEYGEDMDVVFVLGGDGTVHECVNGLSPLGKRPLFGILPGGTCNDFSRTLKIPQNVRQAAEAIVNGKVRSIDIGQANDDYFSNFWGIGLITEASSNIDVQEKNRFGKIGYLLSAVRTIGDNAPFSYKLEYDGNFIEGEAIMILVLNGCFIGTNLLPFPMVSLDDGIFGVAILENASFGAFLEIIAMKRSWIENLSSESGVTYVQAGSMTIENKRPLDVDMDGESYSQTPTRIKVLGHHLSVLTPNW, translated from the coding sequence ATGAGATGGAAAAAGGGAATGCTTATTTATAATAAAAAGGCCGGGAACAATAAACTCGAGAGGAATCTTGAGGAATGTCTTCCAGTAATAGCTCCTCATATTGATGAGTTCCTTATTCTACAAACGAAGGAAAAAGGGGATGCATGTCGATTCTGCTCGGAATATGGTGAAGACATGGATGTAGTTTTCGTATTAGGGGGAGATGGAACCGTACATGAGTGTGTAAATGGCCTTTCACCCCTTGGGAAGCGGCCGTTGTTTGGGATATTACCTGGAGGGACTTGCAATGACTTCTCAAGAACATTAAAGATTCCCCAAAATGTTCGTCAGGCTGCGGAAGCAATAGTAAATGGAAAAGTTCGTTCAATTGACATCGGTCAGGCCAACGATGACTATTTCTCCAACTTTTGGGGAATCGGGCTTATTACTGAGGCATCAAGCAATATTGATGTGCAGGAAAAAAACAGGTTCGGAAAGATAGGATATTTATTAAGTGCAGTAAGGACGATTGGTGATAATGCACCCTTTTCCTATAAACTTGAGTATGATGGGAATTTCATTGAAGGAGAAGCAATCATGATTTTGGTCTTGAATGGATGTTTTATCGGTACTAATTTACTCCCCTTTCCCATGGTTAGTCTAGACGATGGGATCTTTGGCGTTGCCATCTTGGAAAACGCAAGCTTTGGTGCATTTTTAGAAATAATAGCGATGAAACGTTCATGGATTGAAAATCTGAGCTCGGAGTCTGGTGTGACCTATGTGCAGGCCGGTAGCATGACTATTGAAAACAAGAGACCACTTGATGTGGATATGGATGGAGAGAGTTATAGCCAAACACCTACTCGAATTAAAGT
- a CDS encoding tyrosine-type recombinase/integrase → MDTSAKDEMIFSFAEWLRDQGKSANTIKTYTGVLSQFCDQTQKILMEIHSEDVQDYLDYLENCKKSPGTIEKHYIALNVFFKFLGKPQVMLSVERKVKEHKLEVPETLSIKEQQILLRDIEAEGNLRNIAIVYLLLHTGIRVSELCDLNDQDVIMETERNYILVRNAKGEIDRTVPLTLSAIQHVKNYLHSLKEKADPLFISSYNQRITPRSVQYILKKYNVHPHKLRHTFCQRLVDNGIAIQTISKLAGHKDLNVTKRYLKEKSLDLENAIDQTFTKH, encoded by the coding sequence ATGGATACCTCTGCTAAAGATGAAATGATTTTTTCGTTTGCTGAATGGTTGAGAGACCAAGGCAAATCAGCTAATACGATCAAAACGTATACTGGTGTCCTTTCACAGTTTTGTGACCAGACACAAAAGATATTGATGGAGATTCATTCTGAAGATGTTCAGGATTATCTTGACTATTTAGAAAATTGCAAGAAAAGTCCAGGGACAATCGAAAAACACTATATCGCTCTAAATGTATTCTTTAAATTTTTAGGCAAGCCACAAGTAATGCTTTCTGTGGAACGCAAGGTTAAAGAGCACAAGCTAGAAGTGCCTGAAACTTTAAGCATAAAAGAGCAGCAAATCCTGTTAAGAGATATAGAAGCCGAAGGAAATCTTAGGAACATTGCCATCGTCTACCTTTTGTTGCATACAGGAATTCGTGTTTCTGAATTATGTGACTTAAATGATCAGGACGTCATCATGGAAACAGAGCGAAATTATATACTTGTCAGGAACGCAAAAGGTGAAATTGATAGAACCGTTCCCCTTACACTATCGGCTATACAACATGTAAAAAATTATCTTCATTCTTTAAAAGAAAAAGCAGATCCGTTATTCATCTCAAGTTATAATCAAAGGATCACTCCGAGGTCAGTTCAATATATATTAAAAAAATACAATGTGCATCCACATAAATTGCGTCATACCTTTTGCCAAAGGTTAGTGGATAATGGAATAGCTATACAAACGATATCCAAGCTTGCCGGTCATAAAGATTTAAATGTGACCAAGCGTTATTTAAAAGAGAAATCGCTGGATTTGGAAAATGCGATAGACCAAACTTTCACCAAACACTAA